In Plantibacter sp. PA-3-X8, one DNA window encodes the following:
- a CDS encoding SipW-dependent-type signal peptide-containing protein, translated as MGRHTPAAGRHHRTDERRSTSRYTKARAALAAALVLGVGTSLTLAAWSDDEFGTATFAASTFAVESQTSSSTWAAHEAANPATLVFNATAMSPGLSQFAYIDIRTTAATNIGGTAALSAVSAATGTLLPQLEYRVVTTAAGTACNAAAFTSATVPAYTASLSTGTAPPTATGALTAAGNSTVRFCFDVRVKAGTASSFQGGTASATWQITSTSSS; from the coding sequence ATGGGACGGCACACCCCGGCGGCAGGCAGACACCACCGCACCGACGAACGACGGAGCACGTCGCGCTACACGAAGGCCAGGGCGGCCCTCGCGGCAGCGCTCGTGCTGGGCGTCGGGACCTCGCTCACCCTCGCGGCCTGGAGTGACGACGAGTTCGGGACGGCTACCTTCGCGGCGAGCACGTTCGCCGTGGAGTCGCAGACCTCGTCGTCGACCTGGGCGGCGCACGAGGCGGCGAACCCGGCCACGCTGGTGTTCAACGCCACCGCCATGTCGCCAGGGCTCTCCCAGTTCGCCTACATCGACATCCGCACGACCGCTGCGACGAACATCGGCGGGACGGCGGCGCTGTCGGCAGTCTCGGCGGCGACGGGCACCCTCCTGCCGCAGCTCGAGTACCGTGTCGTCACGACGGCGGCGGGCACGGCGTGCAACGCAGCCGCGTTCACCTCGGCGACCGTCCCCGCGTACACCGCGTCGCTCTCGACGGGCACGGCTCCACCGACCGCGACCGGCGCGCTCACCGCGGCGGGCAACTCCACCGTGCGCTTCTGCTTCGACGTGCGGGTGAAGGCCGGCACCGCCTCCAGCTTCCAGGGCGGGACGGCGTCGGCGACGTGGCAGATCACCAGCACCTCCAGTTCCTGA
- a CDS encoding signal peptidase I, translated as MTRPSTEAIDATERQHPRRSVASIVGSTLLNLAAVGGVVCIVLVILATCFNITLIMFKTGSMSPTIPTGSLALVREIPASDITVGDVVTVDRAGQLPVTHRVTSVTAGVDTAGPQRTITMQGDANLSEDPEPYTVSTVRIVLASVPGLAYLVAWLSNPWVLAGLTLSCSALVMWAFWPRSDRKRPPGGSGGTDGNGRTASRHRSSTAGTEGDRPRPARHAALRCSPVALLLGAGLAIGGTAPAHAEPMVDVIAGEAVVLTSIGDPSAMRSLTPGRSTPWEVGVSTKPEATPGSIDVSMVGSGSSELGLVMVVDACSVRWTAAGCVGTVTHLFDEMAVPVDGVERAVLSMRSSEAWWLRFDVRMPSGTAVANASVALTVTAEGIGDDVSVSPGPITTLPRTGASIEFAVWAAAGAILIGLVGAWFGALRQHSRSARRTTILRADDATAG; from the coding sequence GTGACCCGACCCTCCACGGAAGCGATCGACGCCACCGAGCGGCAGCACCCCCGCCGCTCGGTGGCGTCGATCGTCGGCAGCACCCTGCTGAACCTCGCCGCCGTCGGCGGGGTGGTCTGCATCGTGCTCGTCATCCTCGCGACCTGCTTCAACATCACCCTCATCATGTTCAAGACCGGTTCCATGAGCCCGACGATCCCCACCGGCTCACTCGCGCTCGTCCGCGAGATCCCCGCGTCCGACATCACGGTCGGCGATGTTGTGACGGTGGATCGCGCTGGTCAGCTGCCGGTCACCCACCGCGTCACCTCGGTGACCGCCGGTGTCGACACCGCAGGACCACAGCGGACGATCACCATGCAGGGCGATGCGAACCTGTCGGAAGACCCCGAGCCGTACACCGTCTCGACGGTCCGCATCGTGCTCGCCTCGGTGCCCGGGCTCGCGTACCTCGTCGCGTGGCTGTCCAACCCGTGGGTCCTGGCTGGACTGACGCTCAGCTGTTCGGCCCTCGTCATGTGGGCGTTCTGGCCGCGCTCCGACCGCAAGCGCCCGCCAGGTGGCTCGGGAGGGACCGACGGAAACGGTCGTACTGCTTCCCGACATCGATCCTCCACGGCCGGCACCGAAGGCGACCGACCACGACCGGCCCGCCACGCCGCGCTCCGCTGCTCACCGGTCGCCCTCCTCCTCGGAGCCGGCCTCGCGATCGGCGGCACCGCTCCCGCGCACGCCGAGCCGATGGTCGACGTCATCGCCGGTGAGGCGGTCGTCCTCACCTCGATCGGCGACCCGTCGGCCATGCGGTCCCTCACCCCCGGTCGGTCGACGCCCTGGGAGGTGGGTGTCAGCACCAAGCCCGAAGCCACACCGGGCTCCATCGACGTGTCCATGGTCGGCTCCGGCTCGTCGGAGCTCGGGCTCGTCATGGTGGTCGACGCCTGCTCCGTCCGCTGGACCGCGGCCGGCTGCGTCGGCACCGTCACCCACCTGTTCGACGAGATGGCGGTGCCCGTCGACGGCGTCGAGCGCGCAGTGCTCTCGATGCGCAGCTCGGAGGCGTGGTGGCTGAGGTTCGACGTCCGGATGCCGTCCGGTACAGCGGTGGCGAACGCCTCGGTCGCCCTCACGGTCACCGCCGAGGGCATCGGCGACGATGTCTCGGTCTCGCCCGGCCCGATCACCACCCTCCCCCGCACCGGCGCGAGCATCGAGTTCGCCGTGTGGGCGGCTGCGGGCGCGATCCTGATCGGTCTCGTCGGCGCGTGGTTCGGCGCGCTGCGTCAGCACTCGCGCTCCGCGAGGAGGACGACGATCCTGCGAGCCGATGATGCGACAGCGGGGTGA
- a CDS encoding LacI family DNA-binding transcriptional regulator, which produces MAVTARDVAQAAGVSQRTVSDVVNLPGRVGAETRKRVQAVIDELGYRPNPHARGLRNNRSGLIALVVPELDVPYFSDLARCLIPELTKRSLTLVVDQTNGDPERERAVLTGGAVSSTFDGVLLNALNLTAADVEAAAATQPIVLLGERDYGASADHVAIDGTEAAYMATRHLIERGCMRIGAIGRQAHSTGTAKQRVDGFTRAMREAGLDPNRYMAEGEYDRASGAAVMGGMLDAGDPPDGVFCFNDLMALGAMRAAWDRGVDIPRDLAVVGFDDIEDGRYAMRSLTTVAPDKEAIAREAVAMLVERVAGHVGPGRRVRAGFELVVRESSGG; this is translated from the coding sequence ATGGCAGTGACCGCACGGGATGTCGCGCAGGCGGCCGGCGTCTCCCAGCGCACGGTGTCGGACGTCGTGAACCTGCCGGGACGGGTCGGTGCCGAGACCCGCAAGCGCGTGCAGGCGGTCATCGACGAGCTCGGCTATCGGCCCAATCCGCACGCGAGAGGACTCCGGAACAACCGCAGCGGACTCATCGCCCTCGTCGTCCCCGAGCTCGACGTTCCGTACTTCTCCGACCTGGCCCGCTGCCTCATCCCCGAACTCACGAAGCGCTCGCTCACCCTCGTCGTCGACCAGACGAACGGCGACCCGGAACGCGAGCGCGCCGTGCTCACCGGGGGAGCGGTGTCCTCGACCTTCGACGGCGTGCTGCTCAACGCGCTCAACCTCACGGCCGCCGACGTCGAAGCAGCCGCCGCGACCCAGCCGATCGTCCTGCTCGGCGAGCGCGACTACGGCGCGAGCGCGGACCACGTCGCCATCGACGGGACCGAGGCGGCCTACATGGCGACCAGGCACCTGATCGAACGGGGATGCATGCGCATCGGCGCCATCGGTCGGCAGGCCCATTCCACGGGCACCGCGAAGCAGCGCGTGGACGGGTTCACGAGGGCGATGCGCGAGGCCGGACTCGACCCGAACCGGTATATGGCCGAAGGGGAATACGATCGCGCGAGTGGTGCAGCGGTCATGGGTGGAATGCTCGACGCCGGCGATCCTCCTGACGGCGTGTTCTGCTTCAACGACCTCATGGCGCTGGGCGCGATGCGTGCCGCGTGGGACCGCGGTGTCGACATCCCGCGCGACCTGGCCGTGGTCGGCTTCGACGACATCGAGGACGGCCGGTACGCGATGCGGTCACTGACGACGGTCGCGCCCGACAAGGAGGCCATCGCCCGCGAGGCCGTCGCGATGCTGGTCGAACGCGTGGCCGGGCACGTCGGGCCGGGGCGGCGGGTGCGCGCGGGCTTCGAACTCGTCGTGCGGGAGTCGTCGGGCGGCTGA
- a CDS encoding carbohydrate ABC transporter permease, giving the protein MSALNELRALRTPKGAIKHRDASEFRDNRAALLFLGPWIIGFLVITLGPVLVSLYLSFTDYNLLQNPNFTGLENAQRMVEDPRLHQSLGVTITYVLVSVPLQLMVALAIAVLLDRGLRGLSFYRSVLYLPSLLGGSVAIAVLWRLVFGSSGLVNALLAVFGIQGPGWISEPDTALSTLIILHVWTFGAPMVIFLAGLRQIPRQYYEAASTDGAGRWTQFRSITLPLLSPIIFFNLVLGIIGAFQSFTQAYVVSNGSGGPSDSTLFITLYLYQKGFGSFQMGYASAIAWLLLIIIAAATAINFWASKYWVFYDD; this is encoded by the coding sequence ATGAGCGCGCTCAACGAGCTGCGCGCGCTGCGGACGCCGAAGGGGGCGATCAAGCATCGCGACGCCTCCGAGTTCCGGGACAACCGCGCGGCGCTCCTCTTCCTCGGCCCCTGGATCATCGGCTTCCTCGTCATCACGCTCGGGCCGGTCCTCGTCTCGCTGTACTTGTCTTTCACCGACTACAACCTCCTCCAGAACCCGAACTTCACCGGGCTGGAGAATGCGCAGCGGATGGTCGAGGACCCCCGCCTGCACCAGTCCCTCGGGGTGACGATCACCTACGTCCTGGTCTCGGTGCCGTTGCAGCTCATGGTCGCCCTGGCGATCGCGGTCCTCCTGGATCGCGGCCTGCGCGGACTCTCGTTCTACCGGTCGGTGCTGTACCTGCCGTCGCTGCTCGGCGGCAGCGTCGCGATCGCCGTCCTCTGGCGCCTCGTCTTCGGTTCGAGCGGCCTCGTCAACGCCCTGCTCGCCGTCTTCGGTATCCAGGGCCCCGGTTGGATCTCGGAACCCGACACCGCGCTGTCGACGCTGATCATCCTGCACGTGTGGACGTTCGGTGCTCCGATGGTGATCTTCCTCGCCGGGCTCCGCCAGATCCCGCGGCAGTACTACGAGGCGGCGTCGACGGACGGTGCCGGCCGGTGGACGCAGTTCCGGTCGATCACGCTGCCGCTGCTCAGCCCGATCATCTTCTTCAACCTCGTGCTCGGCATCATCGGCGCGTTCCAGTCGTTCACGCAGGCCTACGTGGTGTCGAACGGATCGGGCGGGCCGTCCGACTCGACGCTGTTCATCACGCTCTACCTGTACCAGAAGGGCTTCGGCAGCTTCCAGATGGGGTACGCGTCGGCGATCGCGTGGCTCCTGCTCATCATCATCGCCGCCGCCACGGCCATCAACTTCTGGGCCTCGAAGTATTGGGTGTTCTACGATGACTGA
- a CDS encoding carbohydrate ABC transporter permease yields the protein MTDLKTRPSSEDGLSPDAAARRERGDAQRAKLLRRQRISSIGKHALLILLGLLMLYPVLWMVVSSLRPNGYIFDNPGLVLDTFEASNYTNGWNALAQPFGSYLANSAIVVVGSIIGNLLTCSLAAYGFARLRFRFKRFAFAAMLLTMMLPIHVLIIPQYVIFAQLDWINTYLPLIVPKFLATDAFFIFLMVQFIRGIPRELDEAARIDGAGHLRIFVQIMLPLMTPALATTAIFTFIWTWNDFFGQLIFVTDPDKYTSSVALRSFVDTQSQSDYGALFAMSVVTLLPVFLAFLFGQRFLLRGIATTGGK from the coding sequence ATGACTGACCTCAAGACCCGCCCCTCGTCCGAGGACGGCCTCTCGCCCGATGCGGCCGCCCGTCGCGAGCGGGGCGACGCTCAGCGCGCCAAGCTCCTGCGTCGGCAGCGGATCTCGAGTATCGGCAAGCACGCACTGCTGATCCTGCTCGGGCTGCTCATGCTCTACCCCGTGCTGTGGATGGTGGTGTCCTCACTCCGCCCGAACGGGTACATCTTCGACAACCCGGGCCTCGTGCTCGACACCTTCGAGGCGTCGAACTACACGAACGGCTGGAACGCTCTGGCACAGCCGTTCGGCAGCTACCTGGCGAACTCGGCGATCGTGGTCGTCGGCTCGATCATCGGCAACCTGCTCACCTGCTCGCTCGCCGCGTACGGCTTCGCCCGGCTGCGGTTCCGGTTCAAGCGCTTCGCCTTCGCGGCGATGCTGCTCACGATGATGTTGCCGATCCACGTGCTGATCATCCCGCAGTACGTCATCTTCGCCCAGCTCGACTGGATCAACACCTACCTGCCGCTCATCGTTCCGAAGTTCCTCGCGACGGACGCGTTCTTCATCTTCCTCATGGTGCAGTTCATCCGCGGCATCCCGCGGGAGCTCGACGAAGCGGCGCGCATCGACGGCGCCGGGCACCTGCGGATCTTCGTGCAGATCATGCTCCCGCTCATGACCCCGGCTCTCGCGACGACGGCGATCTTCACCTTCATCTGGACGTGGAACGACTTCTTCGGCCAGCTGATCTTCGTGACCGACCCCGACAAGTACACGTCGTCGGTCGCCCTCCGCTCGTTCGTCGACACCCAGTCGCAATCGGACTACGGCGCCCTCTTCGCCATGAGCGTCGTCACCCTGCTGCCGGTGTTCCTCGCCTTCCTGTTCGGTCAGCGCTTCCTCCTGCGGGGCATCGCGACCACCGGAGGCAAGTAG
- a CDS encoding ABC transporter substrate-binding protein produces the protein MRRHPRPRSRFLGFTAVTAVSALALTGCAVGGGNGDASLSDEDVTISFAWWGASARDERTRAAIDLFEEQYPNITVKPQSTEWGGYWDKLATTAAGGNAPDVMQFDQTHLSSYAQRGALADVDEYADVLDTSEFPEPLLDQGRVDGKLHGVPAGVGSTGVLVNTSVLAQYGVDLPDPTTWTWDDLTATALAVTEASGGAVHGITPFGGDMPTLTLWARQHGNDVYDTEGELILEESVLTDYWDYALAQIDSGAAPTASQLAEQAGSALDLSDIATGKTAFTFAPSALVTAYQAAAPDSAFDLVPIPADADATDGYMYVRPSMYWTVSSQSEHPAEAALLIDFLTSEPAVAKLFGTERGMPATPTFQEAVAPDLTPGDQIVADAIESATALSGDAPGITPVGAEDAESMLARYNQDVQFGRKTTAEAAKAYIEELRTAITAAS, from the coding sequence ATGCGACGCCACCCCCGCCCCCGGTCCCGCTTCCTCGGCTTCACGGCCGTCACCGCCGTCTCCGCACTCGCCCTCACCGGCTGTGCCGTGGGCGGCGGGAACGGCGACGCGTCCCTCAGCGACGAGGACGTCACCATCTCGTTCGCGTGGTGGGGAGCGAGTGCGCGCGATGAGCGCACCCGAGCGGCGATCGACCTGTTCGAGGAGCAGTACCCGAACATCACCGTGAAGCCGCAATCCACCGAGTGGGGTGGGTACTGGGACAAGCTCGCCACGACCGCTGCCGGCGGCAACGCACCCGACGTGATGCAGTTCGACCAGACGCACCTCTCCTCCTACGCGCAGCGCGGAGCGCTCGCCGACGTCGACGAGTACGCCGACGTCCTCGACACCTCGGAGTTCCCGGAGCCGCTCCTCGATCAGGGCAGGGTCGACGGCAAGCTGCACGGCGTCCCGGCCGGCGTGGGGTCGACGGGCGTCCTGGTGAACACGAGCGTCCTCGCGCAGTACGGCGTCGATCTCCCCGATCCCACGACGTGGACCTGGGACGACCTCACGGCGACGGCACTCGCCGTGACGGAGGCATCCGGTGGCGCGGTGCACGGCATCACCCCCTTCGGCGGGGACATGCCGACGCTCACCCTGTGGGCCAGGCAGCACGGCAACGACGTCTACGACACCGAGGGCGAGCTCATCCTCGAGGAGTCGGTCCTCACCGACTACTGGGACTACGCGCTCGCGCAGATCGACAGCGGTGCCGCACCGACGGCATCGCAACTGGCTGAGCAGGCCGGTTCCGCGCTCGACCTGTCCGACATCGCGACGGGGAAGACCGCGTTCACCTTCGCACCGTCGGCCCTCGTCACCGCCTACCAGGCCGCCGCGCCCGACAGCGCCTTCGACCTCGTCCCCATCCCGGCGGATGCGGACGCGACGGACGGCTACATGTACGTCCGCCCGTCCATGTACTGGACGGTCTCGTCGCAGTCCGAGCACCCTGCTGAGGCGGCGCTGCTCATCGACTTCCTGACCTCGGAGCCGGCGGTCGCCAAGCTGTTCGGCACGGAGCGCGGCATGCCGGCCACACCCACCTTCCAGGAGGCGGTCGCGCCGGACCTCACGCCCGGCGATCAGATCGTCGCCGATGCGATCGAGTCCGCGACCGCACTGTCGGGCGACGCACCCGGCATCACGCCGGTCGGTGCCGAGGACGCGGAGTCCATGCTCGCCCGGTACAACCAGGACGTCCAGTTCGGCAGGAAGACCACGGCCGAGGCTGCGAAGGCCTACATCGAGGAACTCCGCACGGCGATCACCGCCGCGAGCTGA
- a CDS encoding ABC transporter substrate-binding protein produces the protein MQRQPRSRSRLLGFAAATAISALALSGCAVGGGNGDAALSDEDVTITFNWWGATARDERTRAAIDLFQEKYPNITVKGQSTEWGGYWDKLATTVAGGDAPDVMQFDQLYLASYAQRGALADLGALDEFLDTSDLSAEVLDQGKVKDELYGVPIGVGTVGLMVNRSIFEQYGIQLPDATTWTWDELNEVALQVTEASGGAVHGMSPFGGDMPTLTLWARQHGNDIYDKDGKVILKPEVVESYWQYALDQIESGAAPSASQLAEGNGVAIDLMDMSTGKVAMTFQPSSVLTAFQAAAPDHQLDLLPFPAAKDSSEGFQYLKPSMYWSVSSKSEHPAEAALLVDFLTTDTEVAKLFGTERGMPANPDFQKAIDPDLTPTDRIVAGVVDAAREESGTPPAITPVGGGDSEKILGRYNQDVQFGKTTPKEAAEAFVAELTKAVDDAR, from the coding sequence ATGCAACGCCAACCACGATCCCGGTCCCGTCTCCTCGGCTTCGCAGCCGCAACCGCCATCTCGGCGCTCGCCCTCAGCGGCTGCGCCGTCGGCGGCGGGAACGGCGACGCCGCGCTCAGCGACGAGGACGTCACCATCACCTTCAACTGGTGGGGTGCCACGGCCCGCGACGAGCGCACCCGCGCGGCCATCGACCTCTTCCAGGAGAAGTACCCGAACATCACCGTGAAAGGTCAGTCCACCGAGTGGGGTGGCTACTGGGACAAGCTCGCCACCACGGTCGCCGGCGGAGACGCCCCCGACGTCATGCAGTTCGACCAGCTCTACCTCGCCTCGTACGCCCAGCGCGGTGCCCTCGCCGACCTCGGTGCGCTCGACGAGTTCCTCGACACCTCCGATCTCAGCGCCGAGGTGCTCGACCAGGGCAAGGTCAAGGACGAGCTCTACGGCGTGCCGATCGGTGTCGGCACCGTCGGTCTCATGGTCAACCGGTCCATCTTCGAGCAGTACGGGATCCAGCTGCCCGACGCGACGACGTGGACCTGGGACGAGCTCAACGAGGTCGCCCTGCAGGTGACCGAGGCCTCGGGCGGTGCCGTCCACGGGATGTCCCCCTTCGGCGGCGACATGCCGACCCTCACCCTGTGGGCCCGGCAGCACGGCAACGACATCTACGACAAGGACGGCAAGGTCATCCTGAAGCCCGAGGTCGTCGAGAGCTACTGGCAGTACGCGCTCGACCAGATCGAGAGCGGCGCGGCCCCGAGCGCCTCGCAGCTGGCCGAGGGCAACGGTGTGGCGATCGACCTCATGGACATGAGCACGGGCAAGGTCGCGATGACCTTCCAGCCGTCGTCGGTGCTCACCGCCTTCCAGGCCGCTGCACCCGACCACCAGCTCGACCTGCTGCCGTTCCCGGCGGCGAAGGACTCGTCCGAGGGATTCCAGTACCTGAAGCCGTCGATGTACTGGTCGGTCTCGTCGAAGTCCGAGCACCCCGCTGAGGCGGCGTTGCTGGTGGACTTCCTCACGACGGACACCGAGGTCGCGAAGCTGTTCGGCACCGAGCGCGGCATGCCCGCGAACCCGGACTTCCAGAAGGCGATCGACCCCGACCTGACGCCGACGGACCGCATCGTGGCCGGCGTGGTCGACGCCGCGCGCGAGGAGTCCGGCACCCCGCCGGCGATCACGCCCGTCGGTGGCGGCGACAGCGAGAAGATCCTCGGCCGCTACAACCAGGACGTCCAGTTCGGCAAAACCACCCCCAAGGAGGCCGCTGAAGCCTTCGTCGCCGAGCTGACGAAGGCCGTCGACGACGCACGGTAG
- a CDS encoding glycoside hydrolase family 2 protein encodes MTHPLLFPSPLPSGRADSTPQPRPEYPRPQLVRDGWVNLNGLWEFEIDAGDSGLERGLLGRELTDRILVPFAPESAASGVEHTDFMEAVWYRTRFTVPAGWQGKHGVLHFGAVDHDTTVWVDGVEAMRHRGGFTPIRVPLGAVEPGQELEIVVRARDTRHEPKAGGKQATWYGNTDCYYTRTTGIWQTVWVEAVDELHLRRFTVVPDAVAARFDCTLVPSRNAAGAAATVTLSAGGVVVASETAQLGSTMSPSVRLEVPADHQRLWSPADPFLYTLDIEIRDGAGDVTDRVSSYAGLRSVAIDGTAVLINGEHVFQRLVLDQGYWPSSLMTAPDDDALVADITLGLDAGFNGARLHQKVFEERYLYHADRLGYLVWGEFGDWGVSGAGTVGHNQGPTASFITQWVEALERDVNHPSIIGWCPLNETHQTLHDRVTVLDDVTRGMFLATKLIDPSRPVIDASGYAHRVRETDVWDAHSYEQDPAAFAVEQRGIADGEPFTNLEDGRTISLPYEGQPFFVSEFGGIWWNAELAAADTGGDSWGYGARVASVEEFHERFAGLVRVLTDDENMFGYCYTQLTDTFQEQNGVYDFDRQPKFDLARVRAVLAADAAYERRIRPAAS; translated from the coding sequence ATGACGCACCCTCTCCTCTTCCCCTCCCCGCTGCCGAGCGGCCGCGCCGACTCCACGCCGCAGCCGCGCCCGGAGTACCCCCGGCCGCAGCTCGTCCGTGATGGCTGGGTCAACCTCAACGGCCTGTGGGAATTCGAGATCGATGCTGGCGACAGCGGGCTCGAGCGCGGGCTCCTCGGCCGCGAACTGACCGACCGCATCCTCGTCCCGTTCGCGCCGGAGTCGGCCGCGTCGGGCGTCGAGCACACGGACTTCATGGAGGCCGTCTGGTACCGCACGCGGTTCACGGTGCCGGCCGGCTGGCAGGGGAAGCACGGCGTGCTGCACTTCGGTGCCGTCGACCACGACACGACCGTGTGGGTCGACGGGGTCGAGGCGATGCGGCACCGGGGTGGCTTCACGCCGATCCGGGTGCCGCTCGGTGCCGTCGAGCCGGGCCAGGAGCTGGAGATCGTGGTGCGCGCCCGCGACACCCGCCACGAGCCGAAGGCCGGTGGGAAGCAGGCCACCTGGTACGGCAACACCGACTGCTACTACACCCGCACGACGGGGATCTGGCAGACGGTCTGGGTGGAGGCCGTCGACGAGCTGCACCTGCGGCGGTTCACCGTGGTCCCCGATGCGGTCGCCGCGCGCTTCGACTGCACGCTCGTCCCCAGTCGCAACGCCGCCGGTGCGGCTGCGACGGTGACCCTGTCCGCCGGCGGTGTCGTCGTCGCGAGCGAGACCGCGCAGCTCGGCTCGACGATGTCGCCGTCGGTGCGGCTCGAGGTCCCGGCGGACCACCAGCGGCTCTGGAGTCCCGCCGACCCGTTCCTCTATACCCTCGACATCGAGATCCGCGATGGTGCGGGCGACGTCACCGACCGCGTCTCGAGCTACGCCGGGCTGCGCAGTGTCGCGATCGACGGCACCGCGGTGCTGATCAACGGCGAGCATGTCTTCCAGCGGCTCGTGCTCGACCAGGGGTACTGGCCGTCCTCGCTCATGACCGCCCCGGATGACGACGCGCTCGTGGCCGACATCACGCTCGGCCTGGACGCCGGATTCAACGGTGCGCGGCTCCACCAGAAGGTGTTCGAGGAGCGGTACCTCTATCACGCGGACCGTCTCGGATACCTGGTGTGGGGCGAGTTCGGCGACTGGGGCGTGTCCGGCGCGGGCACGGTCGGTCACAACCAGGGTCCGACGGCGTCGTTCATCACGCAGTGGGTCGAGGCGTTGGAGCGTGACGTCAACCATCCGTCGATCATCGGCTGGTGCCCGTTGAACGAGACGCACCAGACCCTGCACGACCGCGTGACCGTCCTCGACGACGTCACGCGCGGCATGTTCCTCGCGACGAAGCTGATCGACCCGAGTCGCCCGGTGATCGACGCCTCGGGCTACGCGCACCGGGTGCGGGAGACGGACGTGTGGGACGCGCACTCGTACGAGCAGGACCCGGCGGCGTTCGCCGTCGAGCAGCGCGGGATCGCGGACGGAGAGCCGTTCACGAACCTCGAGGACGGACGCACGATCTCCTTGCCGTACGAGGGGCAGCCGTTCTTCGTGTCGGAGTTCGGCGGCATCTGGTGGAACGCGGAGCTCGCCGCCGCAGACACCGGCGGTGACTCCTGGGGCTATGGGGCGAGGGTGGCGTCGGTCGAGGAGTTCCACGAGCGCTTCGCGGGGCTCGTCCGGGTGCTGACCGACGACGAGAACATGTTCGGCTACTGCTACACGCAGCTCACCGACACGTTCCAGGAGCAGAACGGCGTCTACGACTTCGATCGTCAGCCGAAGTTCGACCTCGCCCGGGTGCGTGCGGTCCTCGCGGCCGACGCCGCCTACGAGCGCCGCATCCGCCCCGCCGCCTCCTGA
- a CDS encoding type II CAAX endopeptidase family protein — MSDHSAAPAETARRPGSRQERAEARRAEARLPYAPSPDTRWGTPTALVTFVAIIALLVVVELARTFGVLSGEVGTMIMWIIFDGGILVALAIVCRTWGSGSWAKDFGLRFRWFDVFIGLGSAVGIQLIGGMIGQFVIGLTGETPKSNIAPPSPELVWVLVNTVFVTAIVAPFCEEALFRGLLLRGFRNTILRGRTTNGVRRGAATPSTARRRTAAIVSVGASALIFAIVHLYEGWGSPVTMVTLGLTILVLGTVNGVYAATTRRLGPGIWTHVWFNTFTVLLTLARSGS; from the coding sequence ATGAGCGACCACTCCGCTGCACCGGCGGAGACCGCCCGGCGCCCGGGCTCGCGCCAGGAACGGGCCGAAGCCCGCCGCGCCGAGGCGCGCCTGCCCTACGCCCCCTCGCCTGACACCCGGTGGGGTACCCCGACCGCGCTGGTGACCTTCGTCGCGATCATCGCGCTCCTCGTCGTCGTCGAACTCGCGCGAACCTTCGGCGTCCTGTCCGGCGAGGTCGGCACGATGATCATGTGGATCATCTTCGACGGCGGCATCCTCGTCGCCCTCGCGATCGTCTGCCGCACCTGGGGAAGCGGGTCCTGGGCGAAGGACTTCGGACTCCGCTTCCGCTGGTTCGACGTGTTCATCGGGCTCGGTTCCGCCGTCGGCATCCAGCTGATCGGCGGCATGATCGGCCAGTTCGTCATCGGCCTCACCGGCGAGACACCCAAGTCGAACATCGCCCCGCCGTCGCCAGAGCTCGTCTGGGTACTGGTGAACACCGTGTTCGTCACCGCGATCGTCGCGCCGTTCTGCGAGGAAGCGCTCTTCCGCGGGCTCCTGCTCCGCGGGTTCCGGAACACGATCCTCCGCGGACGGACGACGAACGGCGTGCGCCGAGGTGCGGCGACGCCCTCGACCGCCCGACGTCGCACCGCGGCCATCGTCTCGGTGGGAGCGAGCGCACTGATCTTCGCCATCGTCCACCTCTACGAGGGCTGGGGCAGCCCGGTCACCATGGTGACGCTCGGACTCACCATCCTCGTGCTCGGCACGGTGAACGGTGTCTACGCCGCGACGACCCGACGCCTCGGACCGGGCATCTGGACGCACGTGTGGTTCAACACCTTCACGGTGCTGCTGACGCTGGCACGCAGCGGCAGCTGA